From the genome of Trichosurus vulpecula isolate mTriVul1 chromosome 6, mTriVul1.pri, whole genome shotgun sequence:
atatccctatctctatatctatatctatgtaatTCCCTCTTGCACCCATTGCAGATGATAGTAAGGTTTAGCATTAAACACCCTCTCTCATACCAACTTCTACATCAATTTGTTCATTTGTACTTCATTTGTATCAATGACTACCTAGAAGTATAATGTTTGGCCCTTTTTGAAGACTACTCATAGATGATTCCCTCATCTTCACAAAATCCCTTAGATAGACAATGATGATGAGCAACCTGGTgcgaaataaaaataagaaaaaaatacatgaagaaaTTAGAGTTTAAAAATCAGAGTTCATATAAGAGGATATATTTGTTGAAAAGGtactaaatttattatttaaaatattggaACTGAAGCATGGAGAAGGACCAATTATTGTGACTGAATGAGATGCAACAGCCAGGATATAGGGCCACCACGCAATTCTTGTAGAGGTTTTCCTCCCGATCGTTACGATGATATGCCATTGTGAGGAAACTCTGTTCCAGGAGTCCTATGATGGTACAGTTCCAAAGTATGAGATTCACTTGGGATCCTGCACAGCTGCACAAAGGAAGACCATATCCACAGAAATTTTATTGCAGACCAAAAGAACCAATATCAGTCATGCAGTGATGCACAGAAATAATAATGAATCATTTCTGCCCACTGTCGAACAATATTGAGATGGCACCATATTCATGATTCTCACATGAGACtttgataaaattatattttgggccccaaatcatcaagaaaaactcTAAAATGTACTTGAAGAGAAGATAAAATATGAAGTAAAATTTCTTTGGTAAATATATGTTTGATAAATtaattcttttgaaatatttttaaattattaaaattgacAAAAGTTCATCTTTAggctaataaaaaaaattaattctagcCATTTTTTTTGGCCAAGAGACGCATCTCTGGTGTCCTGAAACCGAGCTAGTTTTAGAAGAGCATGGCACATTTGAGGAAGTAACGATCAGTCAAGTGGCCACCACAACAATCTAGGCCTAATTGCCTTGTTGAATAGGTATCCACCTCCattgtctgtatatgtataaatgttttGGGATTGGAGATGGTGGGCAGGGGGGTCTTTGTCCTTACAATGTAATCAATAGTGCAATGGGAGGGCAAAAGAGTGGTGTATATGAATGATTCATCAGGATTCTAGAGGATCAAAGTCATCAAGGTCATTTGCTGctagtaatatatacatatacatatatatacatattcatatgcatatacatatacacgaattatattaaaaaattgcCCAAAGAGAAGCTTGCTTagaggaagcttgcttgtaggaaggctttcacactttttgctaatttctaattaggcactgagtcacgagggtcatgatgtcttctggctctgagaagtgtaaaTATACACTGAGTTGGTATTTTTCTTTGGAAGTTCACTTAtaagaaggatcttttgatttcttgGTCGAGATtttgagtagccatatgttcagacccccaactgctcagatgtaaagactctcttgatccagtgatgtgtgtaaagtgtttagcaataTTGCTTCGATTCAGGCCATcagaaccctgtctgttggtctttgtgctaatttctcagcttgtatcttctctgtattttctctgcttatattttctttgatgttcagggtgctgacttttcccctgaactaatgaatgtaactaaaagtaagattgttgacccctttaaagttgctttcctttaaaagcagatcgaagaacctgttCTAGCAGGACATCCTAGGTATGCTAGGGTGATTGCTATTACAGAAGGCTTTCACAGCCTTTTGGTACTAAACTAATCAGGCAATGAGTCATGAGAGTTGTgttgccttctggttctgagaagtgaatacacacatacatacaaacatacttatatatctatatctatatatctatatctatctatctatgtatctatgtatctatctatacatatatatatgtatatacatatatgtatgttctggggttcatattttgctttgggggtttgcttatgagaagaactttttgattccctggacaggactctgagtagccatttgttcagagGCCCCTGACCACTCAAATGTATCTATGCTCtaaggggcagcaaggtggtggagtaaatagagtaccagccctggagtcaggaggacctgagttcaaacctgggctcagatccttgacacttactagctgtgtgacctcgggcatgTCACTCAACCCCAAATTCcatgctttcccccctccaaagaaaaagatGTATCTGTGCTCCTCCATTCTGGTAGTATATGTAGGCAGTTGTATTACCTTGTTCAGacagctggagccctgtctgttggtctttgtgctaatttctctgcttgtattttctttgcttgtatttctctacgttcagagtgctgacctttcccctgaactagtgagtATAATTAAAGATTGTTCCCAAAATGAAACTAATGCCGTTTGGGAGCTTCCACCCAGGACCTCTGTTTGTTTATTTCCCTCCCCTATTATTCTTTTTAGCTTCTAGATCATGTATCCTGTCTCTTTCTTGATAATCCATTCCAATTCACCATTATCTAAGAGCCACTTATTAAGCAACTTATATGCTGGGGACTGGAATAGGTACCGGTAATTAGAATGTAAAAGCaaaactgtccctgccttgaAGAAAATGTATTCTACTGGGAGTAATCAACACATGCATAATGCTGAGAATGTACAATATCCTTAAGtgacaaaaggaaaattatagatcTCACACCATGTACATATTAACCAAGAACATGGATGGGATGAGTGTGTGTAGGTTCGAGACCACTACCAAACATTAAAATTGGGTTTGAGTCAGAATGCAGAAAAAGTCCTTTATTCTCTCTCATGAGAAAGGGCACGGCCCTAGTCACTCAATCAGCGTCAGCCAGGGAGTACAAAAGTCCAGAAGCTCGCGGGCTTATTTTTACCCTATTCACTAATTCAGTCCCCATACCTGTACTATCCCACCTTTGGCCAGTTGGACAGACTCACAATCTTTTAGCAAGAAATTAGCTAATCATGGCAAAGCAATTTCTATCCTTCATTAACATAATTAGTCATTGAATTAGTACCCTATCAGAGGACAGCAGTTTCCAAAACCTCATTATGCATTTCCTTTTACCAAATTTGGAGGCAACCAATTGGAAGAGGGTAGAACATTAGTACCCTATCAGAGGACAGCAGTTTCCAAAACCACATTATGCATTTCCTTTTACCAAATTTGGGggcaactgaggcagagaacGCTTTTTCCAATCAAAATCATAATGGTCTCAATCCTATAATCTGCATATCCTGTGTCCATATAGGGAATCTACCAATTCTAAGCCCCACCACTTAagtttcttttcatcaatacagAGAAATCTCTTGTGTGATCAACATTTCATACCACATGCTTATATAAAGTTAAAATTGGTTTATATTGTAGacataaaagataattttataaGCAAATTAACAGAgtatgaaaaaaatacttgttagttctatggataagggaagattttTTGAACACATGGGAGATAGAGAAGTATCATGAGAGgtcaaatatataattttaattatattcaattaaaaaatgttttaaacaaaaaacaaaaataagatggaaagTAATAAATTGGGGGGAAGTATTTTATCACAAGTCCTTTTTATAGAAGCTTCTATTCTCAAATATGGAAGGAATTGAATCAAATCATAAAAATAAGTCTTTCCCTATTTGAGAAACAGTCATAATAGATGTACAGGCAGTTttaacatgaagaaaaacaaaggtttagatatccaaatgggaaaaaatgttcttaataactaataattaaaggactgcaagttaaaacaactcatACTTACTAActcacatctataaaattggctaatatgaaataaaaggaaaataacaagtgATGGAAAGGATATGGAAAAAAGTAGGCACACTAGTTTACTATTTATGTAATTGTGAACgtgtccaaccattctgcagtACTGGGAACTTGGCAATTTTAAGATTAGACTTGGTGACTGATACCAATGGTATCATGGTAGTCTTTCCTTATAAGAGGCTGTAGTTTATAGAATCCAGCCATGGAAAGGTACTGTAAATCATATTTTTAAGGTTAACACAGCTGTGTTCCCAACAATAGTACCCCACCAATCAccagtttttctttcctctctgcagCTCTGTACTCCAAAAATCCACTATGTCCTCTAAATCTTGATATATATATTGGCCATGGAATCTCACATTTGGAAGGACATTTTGAAGCATACTATCTACTCCAGGGTTAATAAAGACAACAAGAACACTTTCCCAGTTAAATTGGCTTAACTCCATGCTCACCAACATGACATGAGTTTTGCTCTACATTAATAAGTATTTTTCAATTGTATTAAGgatctttctcccccttctttcctccatgTTCCAGGTCTCAGTCACCCCAATCACATTTCAATAAAACTTTGCATTAAATTGACcacattgttttacatattattCTTGGCATTTAAACTTAATAAGGTGTTTATTTTCTCCAATTCTGGATGCCCGCCTGACTTCTCCTTAGACATAAATTTACTTTCCACACATGGCCTTAATTTATTGTCAGCTACATTTAAACTGAAGGAAGAAATAGCTATGAATCCACTTTTCTAAAACAATGTCCAATAAGGAAGTCCCATGTCTTCCAAGGGTCGACTGTCTCATGCCAGAGCACTGTCAAAAAACAtgcccaaaagaatgtaaaaatgtGCAAATCCAATGATGATAGAGATTACAGAAAAAATATcaggaagatttatgtgaactgatgcaaaatgaaggaagcagtaacaggagaacattgtatacagtaaaagcaatataagaaatgacaataaaTTGTGTAAGACTTACAATAATCCAcaacaatttcaaaggattcaggATGAAAAATtttttccacctccagagagtgAACTGATAAAAACAGAGTGAAGACTGAAGaatattcttttttcaatttatttgccttcattttcatatattttatatatttcagtaacatggctaatatggaaagatGTTTTGCCTAACTTCACATATGTAATGGTAtcatattgtttattattttttttcagtgggggTATTAGGAAactagagggagacagagaagtttgaactcaaaataaaaacgttgttaaaaggttttttttatggTCCTCTTACAGAAAAAGACTAGAGTCATTAAGAAAGAAAGTAttcaccatttatcaaatggataGTATAGGCCAGTGTCTGTGCTAGCACCTTTACAAATATGTTATTAGACCCTCAAAACAATCTGACTAGGATGTGCCGTTATCAGCTTTTGAAAActtaagaaactgagtcagacaaagaCTAATGCACATGACAAGGGTCACACTGACCTTAAGACTCTGACACAACTTTTGAACTTAGCTCTTTCTGTCCTTAGGCCCAGAGACAAATTCACTCGGCCACTTGGCTACCTGACAAAAAttcaatttgatcctcacaacaatcctgagttGTTGGTGTTATTAGTGGGCCTATTTTACTGAAAAGAATAATTGGCAGAAAGATGTTATATTACTTCCTATATGTCAAACGCTAGTATATGAGGACAGATTAAAAATCAGTTTTTCTTAACTGTAGGCCCAGTTATCTAAAGACCTTATAATTCTCTAGAGGCAATCCTGCCTGCTCATCTACCCCAGGTCGTTTTTGGTGACCAACATTAAGTCCATTTGTAACCATCTCTCCTAGAGGAGAGGCAAAAAGGCAAACTCTCCATTTCGCCCATTCAACTTTatgttaatattttgttatacTCTAGGTGTTCTTCATTTACTTGGCTTTTAGTGTGTGTTGGTggttaaaataaacttttttggCCACCATCTTCTTGCAGAGGTCTGTGCAGTTTCCCTGGGCATGATACAACCATGTCATATTAGCCACAAACAGAAGCCTGGAACATAAAAAAACGCTTCATGAAATTAGGTAGATGAGTGAAATTTTCAGTTCTTACAGTCTGGGCAATTCCCATGACATGTTCATACAAAATTAATTAAACATCTCCCTTCAGGGACATGGCCTCATGGGGACTGAGAAAAACATAAAGTCTGGCTATAGCAGCTGACAGTACAGATTACACGAACAAGCTACAGGAGGTTCTACCTTCCAGATAAGTAGGtaacattatttttttgtttgtgaacTTCCAGTTCAGCAGATGTCAAAAAATCTCTGTTCAAAGTTGATTACTATGCCCATTGTGGGAGAGTATAGGTGAATTTTGTGTCCTTGGGTACAATTTGGGCACATTGAAATAACAAAATTTTCTAGGAAAGCCATCAAATAACAGTTTCTAACCATGATAGTTGTCACAGAAACTTTTCTGCAACCAGAGAAATCAAATAGCTTTATCAAGGGATATTGATCACTAATAATATAGGGATTAGAGTGATCTTTCAATCAATACTACGTAACTGGACGTCATCTGAACAACAAGAAGCATGTAAAACAAAGTTTTTTTCACATCTCCTGGAATAAGATACATTAAAAACACCAAAATTGTAATCCTAGTTCATCCTCACAATCCAggttgaaaaatattttctctctgcTAAGGCAAAGGCAAGGGAGACTACAAAGAGTGAGTAGATTTATGGAGTCTCTCTGGATATCATACAATTAATCACTACATGAGTTAGAGACTACTATAGATcctgaacttttaaaaaggaaaatccatCTGTTAGCATTGACCATTACTTTGCAACTGATGCTCATAGACGATGACTCAACAAACAGGTTATTGTATGACTAGCACAGAATTTTTGGGGATGTGATGTTTATGTTGTTAGCCCATCTCAGCTTAGCTTCAAAGCAAATACCTTCTTCCTCCGTAAAGTGATCTCATATACACTATCCTACGTTAATATCCCAATATAGTCATTTGATGCATTAAAtagttaaaaatatattaaaacatcTCTATAATATTTTCCTGTCCCCTCACTTGGAGAAAAGTAGTTTTACAATTTACTACTATGTAGAGTAAAACCACATTCACTGTCCTCTTGGGACAGGATATTGACATGATATGAAATGATAAGACCTGATGTGACATGATATCAAATGATGAAATGTGATATTATTTCAATTTGAGTGAATTCACCACATTGTACCTAAATGGATAAAAATACATTGTAATTGAGTGGGGAAATCCCTGCACATGTTTATCTAACACATTTCTAGCCATTAATTACCTAGTTATCTATGCAAACAGTACTCAAAGaaggcttctttcttttcttcttagagTGTAATCTTTGGATGGAAGAAATGATCATTCTGAATGAAACCACAGGGACCGGGGTGACTAAATTTATTCTGATGGGCATCACAAGCCATCCTGAGCTGCAGAGGCCCCTCTTTGTTGTATTTTTACTCAACTACATGACCATAGTTGTGGGGAACCTGGGCCTGATCATCCTAATCAGTGCTGATTCGCACCTCCAAACccccatgtattttttcctcaGGCATCTGGCATTTGTTGATCTTGGCTATTCCACAGCTATTGGGCCAAAAATGCTAGTTGGATTCATAGAGGAGAaaaatatcatttcttataacggATGTGCAACACagctatttttctttggggtatttATTGCCAGTGAACCTTTTATCCTGTCAGCCATGGCCTATGACCGCTATGTTGCTATCTGTAAACCTCTCCACTATATGGTCATCATGTCCAAAATGGTATGTTGGCTTTTGGTGGCTATGTCATACCTCTATAGCACCATGGTAGCCCTACTGGTCACAATAaaggtttttaaattatctttctgcAAATCAAATATAATAAGACACTTCTACTGTGATGGTCCTCCCCTGCTATTCATTACATGCTCAGATACAAGTGAGATTGAACTAATCATTATGATCATTTGtgcatttgatttcatttcttccctCTTGGTTATTCTTATCTCCTACATGTTCATTATTGTGACCATCCTCAGCATGAAGTCTTCTGTGGGCAGACACAAAGCTTTCTCCACATTTGGTTCTCACCTCACGGGGGTGGTTATATTCTATGGGACACTTCTCTTTATGTATCTGCAGCCCCAATCTAGCCACTCCTTTGATACAGACAACATGGCCTCTGTGTTTTACACTCTGGTCATCCCCATGCTCAACCCTTTGATTTACAGTCTGAGGAACAAAGAGGTGAAAGGTGCCTTGAGGAGGCTCTTTAAGAAAATCCTGTAAATCTCTTTTTTAATGCCCAGTGTAGTATATGATTCCATTGCATTATTAGAAGCAAGCAAATATGTGCTAGATTTCTTTCAACTTCTGTCTTTCACACAAAAATTTTTCTCTTAATATGAATGACTTCTTATTAGTTATTAATGTTTTTAAACTATCAGCTTCCAATAAATCCTAGTTCAGTGGACCATTTAATTAGATGTACCTATTAGAATATTAatacaaaatatttctataaaacAATCTATTTCATTATGTACTACAATAGTAAACTGCCAAATTTGCTTCAATTTTCCTTGATTGAgaaaatcaattaacaagcatttaggaAATGGTGGTGCCAAATACTGTTGTAGGCATTGGGCCTGCCctgataaactaaaaaaaatagttcttatCATCAGTAAATTTACAttttatgaaggaaaataatgtgtACATGAGAGTCCCACCATCTAATAGAGCAAACACTCCCCATTCGATATCTCTTTACTCTAAAGAAGTTCTTAtcaaaacctcagtttcccctttatATCTGCCAGCTATCACTCCTAGTCTTTTCTGTGAAATATAAATAGTTGATTATAATAATTGCTCAAATTATCGAAGAAAACTTTCAACTCCTCCCGCAGCTTCTGCCccagaattattttttatttggaaaagaaCACTGtggtatacagggtgtcccaaaaatcttagcatagatttaatatttttaaagcttaaaataaATGAGACTTTTGGGCCATTCTGTAGTCTGTATTAGAGAACCTAGGTTTAATAAAACTCTGTTATTTGTGAACTCTGatattctgaaggaaaaaaaaatcttctctgaCTCCCACTCACCCATAAAATTTTGGAGTTTGATGACATAAGCTTTAAGTGCTATTTCAGTTAAAATTTTATGATGTCATGAACCTATTCTTTGTGCTAACAGCTTAGCGTCTTCAACCAATACTCACATGCCATGTTTTGTTTGATTCATTtcgaacttaaatacaaaatgagaaaagaaaaaaagagcattaCCAGATAGACAGTAGATAATAAGAGATGATTCTATACAAAACCATAAATTCACACTGAAaaacctgtataataaatactgtACATTGTTCCAAAAATTCCTAACTTTGcttctttgtatgtatgtgtttattctCTGCTGcgtaatttttactttatttccacCCTCAGTCCCATCCTCCTGCTACAAAGAAGACTACAATTAAATGTGGATATAGATGGCAAGATAgattagataaatagatacagacatacagatatatacacaaaaCACTCATATACTATGAATATTTTCACTTGTTATCATTTGCTCTCAAGGTAGATATAACTTTTCTTAATAagcccaagtctttccatgttttttttccctaagctaaaggttcataatttcttacaccacagcaatatttcaACCCAATCACATTCTACCTGAGAAAATGTCTATgaatcacccccctccccaattttctgcatttcttctattcttggctacattgcctttatttataaaaggaaatttcaatttaaaataattgaaattatcaattttatacttcaacatgctctcaccttatagtttaaggtctggtacATCTGAATGTGCTTCCTTTACAACTTTTATTCCTGATTTCTCTGAAATTCCtgacttttcttcttccaaatgaactttgttattatttttcctagctctgtaGACAATTTTTAGTAATGTAATGGGACTAGCATTGAAtacattagaaagaaaaaaatgtcatttttcttgTATTGGCTTTACATactcatgaacaataaatattacttcaaccatttagatctgaccttatttgtataaaaatgttttatgtttattttcatgtagttttcattcaggattacattttaatttggataattaatttggaaaaattaCCCTTAGTCATAATACCAGCTCTTTTGCTctgatatatagtgttctaagacctatggtccttcagtgtagtagctgctaggtcttgcgTAATATTtattgtagttccatgatatttacattgctttattttcttcctactTACAATAGTTTGTCCTTAACCTAGGAGTTTTGgaacttggctatgacattcctataAGTTTTCTTGAATCTCTTTCCTTGAATCTTTCAGGTGACACGTCTTGTTCTTTTGTCTCTCCAATAATATTGCTTCCTCTCTTTGTTCAATCAACAGCTTATTCATGTCCATCCTGAACACTGTTGCCCAAAATTGAACACAATAGCACTAATGTGGTCTGGTTACGGCAGAATACAATGAAAATGACCCATCCTATACCAGTATGCTGTATCAATCCTAGCAGCAGTACAGtgggaggggaaaaggcaggTGTATGTCAATGGTTCCTCATGCTTCCAGGGCTGATCACTAATCACTTCCAGAAGGTTACCTAAGGTATTAGTACAGCTCTTTCAGGCTCACAAATAAGATACTCTGAAGCAAGGTGTGGTAATTGTTAGAGTGAATGcttgaaaatatggaaaaaatgagtAATTGTCCTTACTGTTGGAAGGGCATGAGTGGCACGTACACGGCAACCTCTGAGGTCGTCATCTAAACTCCGTGCTTTCCAATGCCGTAAATCAGAACACGGAATTACTGGTGCtctcgttctttttctaattaggcCCTAGGGAAATGATGCTTCAATAGAAATGGACACGTTTTT
Proteins encoded in this window:
- the LOC118854117 gene encoding olfactory receptor 8K3-like → MEEMIILNETTGTGVTKFILMGITSHPELQRPLFVVFLLNYMTIVVGNLGLIILISADSHLQTPMYFFLRHLAFVDLGYSTAIGPKMLVGFIEEKNIISYNGCATQLFFFGVFIASEPFILSAMAYDRYVAICKPLHYMVIMSKMVCWLLVAMSYLYSTMVALLVTIKVFKLSFCKSNIIRHFYCDGPPLLFITCSDTSEIELIIMIICAFDFISSLLVILISYMFIIVTILSMKSSVGRHKAFSTFGSHLTGVVIFYGTLLFMYLQPQSSHSFDTDNMASVFYTLVIPMLNPLIYSLRNKEVKGALRRLFKKIL